The Actinomadura sp. WMMB 499 genome includes a window with the following:
- a CDS encoding Glu/Leu/Phe/Val dehydrogenase dimerization domain-containing protein: MNAPHLAVTWTDEVTGVTGHLVVDRLRRGVASGGVRMRAGCTLREVTDLARVMSLKETVVFRPGDRYRPFGGAKGGIDLDPRHPEARGVLKRYFLAMRPLLEHHWATGEDLGVRQATIDGLMAEIGMRSSVEAALPHVHDGADAGLRRLASAFAVTVDEIGLGDLTGGYGVARAVVSALRHDAGRAAGARAVIQGFGSMGGATARYLAREGLRIVGITDADGLVVNPDGLDVETMLRARTVHGGIDRDRLAPGDRELPGDAWIGVDADVLVTAAVSYAVHEGNHERVRARYVAEAANASVTPGAEAALAGRDVVVLPDFVVNSAANAWWWWTLFGDCAPTAESAFAKIGASMDDLVGRMLRAAAAGGTVPRDAAVAIAEANAGVLGAEPSTRRKAHSGGPDNALPSLPLSPGPALPNSN; this comes from the coding sequence GTGAACGCGCCCCATCTGGCGGTCACCTGGACCGACGAGGTCACCGGCGTCACCGGCCACCTCGTCGTGGACCGGCTGCGGCGCGGCGTCGCCAGCGGCGGCGTGCGGATGCGCGCCGGGTGCACCCTGCGGGAGGTCACGGACCTGGCCCGGGTCATGTCGCTGAAGGAGACGGTCGTCTTCCGCCCCGGGGACCGCTACCGGCCGTTCGGCGGCGCGAAGGGCGGCATCGATCTGGACCCGCGGCACCCGGAGGCGCGCGGCGTCCTCAAGCGGTACTTCCTCGCGATGCGCCCGCTCCTGGAGCACCACTGGGCCACCGGCGAGGACCTGGGCGTCCGGCAGGCGACCATCGACGGCCTGATGGCCGAGATCGGCATGCGCAGCTCGGTCGAGGCCGCGCTCCCGCACGTGCACGACGGCGCCGACGCGGGGCTGCGCCGACTGGCGAGCGCGTTCGCCGTCACCGTCGACGAGATCGGCCTCGGCGACCTGACCGGCGGCTACGGCGTGGCCCGCGCGGTCGTGAGCGCCCTGCGGCACGACGCGGGACGCGCGGCGGGCGCCCGCGCGGTGATCCAGGGGTTCGGTTCCATGGGCGGCGCCACCGCCCGCTACCTGGCGCGCGAGGGGCTGCGGATCGTGGGGATCACCGACGCGGACGGCCTGGTCGTGAACCCGGACGGGCTGGACGTCGAGACCATGCTGCGGGCGCGGACGGTGCACGGCGGCATCGACCGCGACCGGCTCGCGCCCGGAGACCGCGAACTGCCGGGCGACGCGTGGATCGGCGTCGACGCCGACGTCCTGGTGACCGCGGCCGTGTCGTACGCCGTCCACGAGGGCAACCACGAGCGGGTGCGGGCACGGTACGTCGCCGAGGCGGCCAACGCTTCGGTCACACCGGGTGCCGAGGCGGCGCTGGCCGGGCGGGATGTCGTCGTGCTGCCCGACTTCGTGGTGAACTCCGCGGCGAACGCCTGGTGGTGGTGGACGCTCTTCGGCGACTGCGCGCCCACCGCGGAGTCGGCCTTCGCGAAGATCGGCGCTTCCATGGACGATCTCGTGGGTCGCATGCTGCGCGCCGCCGCGGCCGGCGGGACGGTCCCGCGGGACGCGGCGGTGGCGATCGCCGAGGCCAACGCAGGAGTGCTGGGCGCCGAGCCGTCCACGCGGCGCAAAGCGCATTCCGGCGGTCCGGATAACGCCCTACCCTCGCTACCTCTTTCGCCTGGACCGGCGCTGCCGAACAGTAATTAG
- a CDS encoding SET domain-containing protein-lysine N-methyltransferase codes for MSINGEFLKVTEGRPGGSGIVTSRDFAPGETIMEVTADVELADPSRFTLQVGIGRHIDAGDIRYLNHSCAPNAYFAAADARLVAVRAISAGDEVSIFYPASEWDMAAPFLCECGAGSCVEFVTGARFLQPEVLARYRVNEHVLALAGAEDGAGAEDGGKLPASGDQ; via the coding sequence ATGTCGATCAACGGCGAGTTTCTGAAGGTCACCGAGGGACGTCCCGGCGGCAGCGGGATCGTCACCTCCCGCGACTTCGCACCGGGCGAGACGATCATGGAGGTGACGGCCGACGTCGAACTGGCCGATCCCTCCCGCTTCACCCTGCAGGTCGGGATCGGCCGGCACATCGACGCGGGCGACATCCGCTACCTCAACCATTCGTGCGCGCCCAACGCCTACTTCGCCGCGGCGGACGCGCGGCTGGTGGCCGTGCGCGCGATCAGCGCCGGCGACGAGGTGTCGATCTTCTATCCCGCCTCCGAGTGGGACATGGCCGCCCCGTTCCTGTGCGAGTGCGGGGCCGGGTCCTGCGTCGAGTTCGTCACGGGAGCGCGCTTCCTGCAACCCGAGGTGCTCGCGCGGTACCGGGTGAACGAGCACGTTCTCGCCCTGGCCGGTGCGGAGGACGGTGCCGGTGCGGAGGACGGCGGGAAGCTCCCCGCGAGCGGCGACCAGTGA
- a CDS encoding type I polyketide synthase translates to MAGIGERLARLDGDRRDELDARSRAAAATIAGEPIAIVGMACRLPGGVHDPQDYWRLLLDGRNAVGEVPAGRWDADARYDPDPLVPGRMNSRWGGFLDDVAGFDAEFFGISPREATAMDPQQRILLEVVWEALEQGGIAPDGLAGSATGVFAGIYHSDYRALQTGEPDAYSSTGTAHSVAVGRISYLLGLRGPSVAVDTACSASLVSAHLACQSLRLREIDLAVVGGVNVILDPDTQVAMSQWGMLAADGRCKSFDAAADGFVRGEGCGVVVLKRLVDAVRDGDTVTAVIRGSAVNSDGRSQGVTAPSGIAQREVMSTALERSGVAPESVGYVESHGTGTALGDPIEFESLDAVYGAGGTEGAGGAAPRCALGAVKTNLGHLESAAGVAGLIKAALAVRHGTVPPNLHFERWNPAIDAERSRFFVPGRATPWPSGEGVRRAAVSSFGFSGTNAHIVLEEHVRAAAPPADPGPAIYPVAAASPERMRDTAAALASWLEGDGGEGAGARVPLAGLGRTLLRRADRPARGAVVATTRAELADGLAALAAGRPPRGGAAAVTGSDAGGPVWVFSGQGGQWPGMARELLESDAAFAAAVAELDPLVRAEAGFSPAEVLRAGRDAEMSGVARVQPLLFTVQLALAASWRAHGVEPAAVIGHSMGEIAAAVVARALTPRDGAAIVCRRSRLLATVAGQGIMASVEAPADRVRAAAAEAAGLGEVDVAVLAGPGQTVVSGATAAVRALIGKLAADGIDVREIKVDVASHSPLMDPLAGPLREALADLRPARPEVPFHSTVHGPEDGPPAFDADYWVANLRRPVRFADAVRAAAADGHRLFVEIGPHPVLGAALDGTLLDALGGDDFTVAWSLRRDEPARRELLTGLAKVYTAGHRLGWDRVFPAGTPADVPPTPWRHRHYWAETATPEPPSTGPAPAPEWLHRVEWPVAEPAGEPALAGGDWLVVAADEEDERLAADLADRLRASGATARQAPLPEALDQAAGQANGQAAGQATDQAAGQATGVPGVILLATGTAAGGDAVPAGRTAAGVLGLARSLAASPRPSRLWLVTRAAQAVGGEPELNAAHAPLWGLGRWLAAQHPAAYGGLVDLPPVPAPDDAARVLAELGAEPDDAQAAYRDGARHVPRLRPVADAPVEAGPPVPGDGACLVVGGTGRIGPALLPGLVRLGARHLVVVSRGGLRGESAAAAERLRAEGVPVADVRADVADEAAMSGLFRRFGTELPPLRAIVQAALTDGTARLEDMDEAHLAAMFASKVDGTALLDRLGAEHDVGCFLGFSALAALFGGWDPAYAAANCYLETLVHARRLRGLPGHVVNWGAWREGIEGTPQQVLFEGAGLRLMPGDRAVQTLGPVLAGAAVQTVVADADWDLLGSADSAAPSPLLGRQAAAAPEAAGAPDVGGPPDGSRESLRRAVRATVAEVLKFPEPEALGTDQNFFDIGLDSLMSLLIQRRLRALLGRPLPPLRLSAHPTVEILTDHLHQLLNEPSTHT, encoded by the coding sequence ATGGCGGGGATCGGCGAGCGGCTCGCGAGGCTGGACGGGGACCGACGGGACGAGCTGGACGCGCGGTCCCGCGCGGCCGCCGCGACGATCGCGGGCGAGCCCATCGCCATCGTCGGCATGGCGTGCCGGCTGCCCGGCGGCGTCCACGACCCGCAGGACTACTGGCGGCTGCTCCTGGACGGGCGGAACGCCGTCGGCGAGGTCCCGGCGGGTCGCTGGGACGCGGACGCCCGCTACGATCCCGACCCGCTCGTCCCCGGCCGCATGAACTCCCGCTGGGGCGGCTTCCTGGACGACGTGGCCGGGTTCGATGCCGAGTTCTTCGGGATCTCGCCGCGCGAGGCGACCGCGATGGACCCGCAGCAGCGCATCCTCCTGGAGGTCGTCTGGGAGGCGCTCGAGCAGGGCGGCATCGCGCCGGACGGCCTGGCGGGCTCGGCCACCGGCGTGTTCGCGGGCATCTACCACTCCGACTACCGCGCGCTCCAGACCGGCGAACCGGACGCCTACAGCAGTACCGGCACCGCGCACAGCGTGGCGGTCGGCCGGATCAGCTACCTCCTCGGCCTGCGCGGCCCGAGCGTCGCCGTGGACACCGCGTGCTCGGCCTCGCTGGTCTCGGCGCACCTGGCCTGCCAGAGCCTGCGGCTGCGGGAGATCGACCTGGCCGTGGTCGGCGGCGTGAACGTCATCCTCGACCCCGACACGCAGGTCGCCATGTCGCAGTGGGGGATGCTCGCCGCGGACGGCCGCTGCAAGAGCTTCGACGCCGCCGCGGACGGGTTCGTCCGCGGTGAGGGCTGCGGCGTGGTGGTGCTCAAGCGGCTCGTCGACGCGGTGCGCGACGGCGACACGGTGACCGCGGTGATCCGCGGCTCGGCGGTGAACTCCGACGGCCGCTCGCAGGGCGTCACGGCACCGAGCGGCATCGCGCAGCGCGAGGTGATGAGCACCGCGCTGGAGCGGTCCGGGGTGGCCCCCGAGTCGGTCGGCTACGTCGAGAGCCACGGCACCGGCACGGCGCTCGGCGACCCCATCGAGTTCGAATCCCTCGACGCGGTCTACGGCGCGGGCGGCACGGAGGGCGCGGGCGGCGCGGCGCCGCGCTGCGCGCTCGGCGCCGTCAAGACGAACCTCGGGCACCTGGAATCGGCCGCCGGCGTGGCGGGCCTGATCAAGGCGGCGCTCGCGGTCCGGCACGGCACGGTCCCGCCGAACCTGCACTTCGAGCGCTGGAACCCCGCGATCGACGCCGAGCGCAGCCGGTTCTTCGTGCCCGGACGGGCGACGCCGTGGCCGTCCGGTGAGGGCGTGCGCCGTGCCGCCGTCTCGTCCTTCGGGTTCAGCGGGACCAACGCGCACATCGTCCTGGAGGAGCACGTGCGCGCCGCCGCCCCGCCCGCCGATCCCGGCCCCGCGATCTACCCGGTCGCGGCGGCGTCCCCCGAGCGGATGCGGGACACGGCGGCCGCGCTGGCGTCCTGGCTGGAGGGCGACGGCGGGGAGGGGGCCGGGGCCAGGGTGCCGCTGGCCGGCCTCGGACGCACCCTGCTGCGGCGCGCGGACCGTCCGGCCCGCGGCGCGGTCGTCGCCACGACCCGCGCGGAACTGGCCGACGGGCTGGCCGCGCTCGCCGCCGGCCGGCCGCCGCGCGGCGGGGCCGCAGCGGTGACCGGAAGCGACGCCGGGGGCCCGGTGTGGGTGTTCTCCGGGCAGGGCGGCCAGTGGCCCGGCATGGCGCGTGAACTGCTGGAGAGCGACGCCGCGTTCGCGGCGGCCGTCGCCGAGCTGGACCCCCTCGTGCGGGCCGAGGCCGGGTTCTCCCCGGCGGAGGTGCTGCGGGCCGGACGGGACGCGGAGATGAGCGGGGTGGCGAGGGTGCAGCCGCTGCTGTTCACCGTTCAGCTCGCGCTGGCCGCGTCCTGGCGCGCGCACGGCGTGGAGCCCGCCGCCGTGATCGGCCACTCGATGGGCGAGATCGCGGCCGCCGTCGTCGCGCGGGCGCTCACCCCGCGCGACGGCGCCGCGATCGTCTGCCGCCGGTCCCGGCTGCTGGCGACGGTCGCCGGGCAGGGGATCATGGCCTCCGTCGAGGCCCCGGCGGACCGGGTGCGCGCCGCCGCCGCGGAGGCCGCCGGGCTCGGCGAGGTCGACGTCGCGGTGCTCGCCGGGCCCGGCCAGACCGTCGTGTCGGGGGCGACCGCGGCGGTCCGCGCGCTGATCGGCAAGCTGGCGGCCGACGGCATCGACGTCCGCGAGATCAAGGTCGACGTCGCCTCGCACTCGCCCCTGATGGACCCGCTCGCCGGTCCGCTGCGCGAGGCGCTGGCCGACCTGCGCCCGGCCCGTCCCGAGGTGCCGTTCCACTCCACCGTGCACGGCCCGGAGGACGGGCCCCCCGCGTTCGACGCCGACTACTGGGTGGCGAACCTGCGGCGTCCCGTCCGGTTCGCCGACGCCGTGCGGGCCGCGGCGGCGGACGGCCACCGCCTGTTCGTCGAGATCGGTCCGCACCCGGTCCTCGGCGCCGCGCTGGACGGCACGCTGCTGGACGCGCTCGGCGGTGACGACTTCACCGTCGCCTGGAGCCTGCGCCGGGACGAGCCCGCCCGGCGGGAGCTGCTGACCGGCCTGGCGAAGGTCTACACGGCCGGGCACCGCCTCGGCTGGGACCGGGTCTTCCCGGCGGGCACGCCGGCCGATGTCCCCCCGACGCCTTGGCGGCACCGCCACTACTGGGCGGAGACGGCGACGCCGGAGCCGCCGTCCACCGGGCCCGCACCGGCGCCCGAATGGCTGCACCGCGTCGAGTGGCCCGTGGCGGAACCGGCGGGGGAGCCCGCGCTCGCGGGCGGCGACTGGCTGGTCGTCGCCGCGGACGAGGAGGACGAGCGGCTCGCCGCCGACCTCGCCGACCGGCTGCGCGCGTCCGGCGCGACGGCGCGGCAGGCACCGCTCCCGGAGGCCCTCGACCAGGCCGCCGGGCAGGCGAACGGGCAGGCCGCCGGTCAGGCCACCGATCAGGCCGCTGGGCAGGCGACCGGCGTGCCCGGCGTGATCCTCCTCGCGACCGGGACCGCGGCGGGCGGCGATGCCGTCCCGGCGGGCCGCACCGCCGCGGGCGTCCTCGGCCTGGCCCGCTCGCTGGCCGCGTCCCCCCGGCCGTCCCGCCTGTGGCTGGTCACCCGCGCCGCGCAGGCCGTCGGCGGGGAGCCGGAGCTCAACGCGGCCCACGCGCCCCTGTGGGGCCTCGGCCGCTGGCTCGCCGCGCAGCACCCCGCCGCCTACGGCGGGCTGGTCGACCTGCCGCCCGTCCCCGCCCCGGACGACGCCGCCCGCGTCCTGGCCGAGCTGGGCGCGGAACCGGACGACGCGCAGGCCGCCTACCGGGACGGCGCGCGGCACGTCCCGCGCCTCCGCCCGGTCGCGGACGCGCCGGTCGAGGCCGGCCCACCGGTCCCCGGGGACGGCGCCTGCCTGGTCGTCGGCGGCACCGGCCGCATCGGGCCCGCGCTGCTGCCCGGACTCGTCCGCCTGGGCGCCCGCCACCTGGTGGTCGTGTCGCGCGGCGGGCTGCGCGGCGAGTCCGCCGCGGCCGCCGAACGCCTGCGCGCCGAGGGAGTGCCGGTCGCCGACGTGCGCGCCGACGTCGCGGACGAGGCCGCCATGAGCGGGCTGTTCCGCCGGTTCGGCACCGAACTGCCCCCGCTGCGCGCGATCGTCCAGGCCGCCTTGACCGACGGGACGGCGCGGCTGGAGGACATGGACGAAGCCCACCTGGCCGCCATGTTCGCCTCCAAGGTCGACGGCACCGCGCTGCTCGACCGCCTCGGCGCGGAGCACGACGTCGGCTGCTTCCTCGGCTTCTCCGCGCTGGCGGCGCTGTTCGGCGGCTGGGATCCCGCGTACGCCGCGGCCAACTGCTACCTGGAGACGCTCGTGCACGCGCGGCGGCTGCGCGGGCTGCCGGGGCACGTCGTCAACTGGGGCGCGTGGCGCGAGGGGATCGAGGGCACGCCGCAGCAGGTCCTGTTCGAGGGCGCCGGGCTGCGCCTGATGCCCGGCGACCGCGCCGTGCAGACCCTCGGGCCGGTGCTCGCGGGCGCGGCCGTCCAGACCGTGGTGGCCGACGCCGATTGGGACCTGCTCGGCAGCGCCGACTCCGCCGCCCCGTCCCCGCTGCTCGGGCGGCAGGCCGCCGCCGCGCCGGAGGCCGCCGGGGCACCGGACGTCGGCGGGCCGCCGGACGGCAGCCGGGAGAGCCTGCGGCGGGCCGTCCGCGCGACGGTGGCCGAGGTGCTGAAGTTCCCCGAGCCGGAGGCGCTCGGCACGGACCAGAACTTCTTCGACATCGGCCTGGACTCGCTGATGAGCCTGCTCATCCAGCGCCGCCTGCGGGCGCTGCTCGGCCGGCCACTGCCCCCGCTGCGGCTGTCCGCGCACCCGACCGTGGAGATCCTCACCGATCACCTGCACCAGTTGCTGAACGAGCCGTCAACGCACACCTGA
- a CDS encoding response regulator transcription factor — protein sequence MTVRVLVVDDHLPVRVGFSMIINAAEGVEVVGEAADGEQALKLAQKLAPDVVLMDIRMPGLDGIATTRRMCVLGVTNVLLTSAFDADEYLFGALRAGAAGFLLKDTDADSLIRALRSVADGGGVLSPSVTRRLIDDYATRMSPPEAREQQAKILEPLTAREREVLACVGRGLSNRQIATELKLAENTAKTHVSRVLAKLGLSSRVQAAILAQELDLA from the coding sequence ATGACCGTCCGCGTTCTCGTCGTCGACGACCACCTTCCCGTCCGGGTGGGCTTCTCCATGATCATCAACGCGGCCGAGGGGGTGGAGGTGGTCGGCGAGGCCGCCGACGGCGAGCAGGCCCTGAAGCTGGCGCAGAAGCTCGCCCCGGACGTGGTTCTCATGGACATCCGCATGCCGGGTCTGGACGGGATCGCCACCACCCGGCGGATGTGCGTGCTGGGCGTGACGAACGTCCTGCTGACCAGCGCGTTCGACGCCGACGAGTACCTGTTCGGCGCACTGCGCGCGGGGGCGGCCGGGTTCCTGCTGAAGGACACCGACGCCGATTCGCTGATCAGGGCGCTGCGCTCGGTGGCGGACGGGGGCGGGGTGCTGTCGCCGAGCGTGACCCGGCGGCTGATCGACGACTACGCGACCCGGATGTCGCCGCCGGAGGCGCGCGAGCAGCAGGCGAAGATCCTCGAACCGCTCACCGCGCGGGAGCGGGAGGTGCTGGCCTGCGTCGGGCGCGGCCTGTCCAACCGGCAGATCGCCACCGAGCTGAAACTCGCCGAGAACACCGCCAAGACGCATGTCAGCCGGGTACTGGCCAAGCTCGGGCTGAGCAGCCGGGTGCAGGCGGCCATCCTGGCCCAGGAGCTCGACCTGGCCTGA
- a CDS encoding sensor histidine kinase, whose translation MYRTRPLLALGLAAAAVTADVAAGPSLFPVPILAYLLHQATVRGPAGAASWLARGGYLACALVALPVLACTQSIRHGVLTAMCASLVLVWPSMTGLTVRKHIERAEQAQRRIGVERSKSAMQERARVAGDIHDIVGNHLSAIALQSTAAMATAPRGDERHLTALAEIRRSSLEGAGEIRRMVAALRAEECGAPSVPASLDLARSLMERMEKLGAPARLQTLGTPVALHRDVETTVCRIIQESLTNVLKHACGAAVDVTIAYRPDQVVITVENDLRGAHRDLALTGSGFGLASMVERAERIGGTCTARRHGDRWRVHAVLPPYPAGRDHSERSSPGESPP comes from the coding sequence GTGTACCGGACGAGGCCGCTGCTCGCGCTCGGGCTGGCGGCGGCGGCCGTCACCGCCGACGTGGCGGCGGGGCCGTCGCTGTTCCCCGTGCCGATCCTGGCGTACCTGCTCCACCAGGCGACCGTGCGCGGACCGGCCGGCGCGGCCTCGTGGCTGGCCCGCGGAGGCTATCTGGCGTGCGCTCTCGTGGCACTGCCCGTCCTGGCGTGCACGCAGAGCATCCGGCACGGCGTGCTGACGGCGATGTGCGCGTCCCTCGTGCTGGTGTGGCCGTCCATGACCGGGCTGACGGTCCGCAAGCACATCGAGCGCGCCGAGCAGGCGCAACGGAGGATCGGAGTGGAACGTAGCAAGTCGGCGATGCAGGAGCGGGCCCGCGTGGCGGGCGACATCCACGACATCGTCGGCAACCACCTGAGCGCCATCGCGCTGCAGTCCACCGCCGCGATGGCCACCGCCCCCCGTGGCGACGAGAGGCATCTGACGGCCCTGGCGGAGATCCGGCGGAGCAGCCTGGAGGGGGCCGGCGAGATCCGGCGCATGGTCGCGGCCCTGCGCGCGGAGGAGTGCGGTGCGCCGTCCGTGCCCGCGTCGCTGGACCTGGCGCGGTCGCTCATGGAGCGCATGGAGAAGCTGGGAGCGCCGGCGCGGCTGCAGACGCTGGGCACGCCGGTGGCACTCCACCGGGACGTCGAGACGACCGTCTGCCGGATCATCCAGGAATCGCTCACCAACGTGCTGAAGCACGCCTGCGGGGCCGCCGTCGACGTCACCATCGCCTACCGGCCGGACCAGGTGGTGATCACGGTCGAGAACGACCTGCGCGGCGCGCACCGGGATCTGGCGCTCACCGGTTCCGGGTTCGGCCTGGCTTCCATGGTCGAACGGGCCGAGCGGATCGGCGGGACGTGCACCGCACGGCGGCACGGGGACCGCTGGCGGGTGCACGCGGTGCTGCCGCCGTACCCGGCCGGCCGGGACCATTCGGAACGTTCTTCACCAGGGGAGTCGCCGCCATGA
- a CDS encoding acyl carrier protein: MNTDIDLMVAQIVEEVAGAPRDEVTPEKHLMQDLDVDSLGVVEIGAAIFDRFDVEIDDDELKDIRTVGDVTELIRRRVTARAATS; this comes from the coding sequence ATGAACACAGATATCGACCTGATGGTGGCCCAGATAGTCGAAGAGGTGGCGGGCGCTCCCCGTGACGAGGTGACTCCGGAGAAGCATCTCATGCAGGATCTCGATGTGGACTCCCTCGGGGTCGTCGAGATAGGCGCCGCGATTTTCGACCGGTTCGACGTCGAAATCGACGACGACGAACTCAAGGACATCAGGACGGTCGGGGACGTCACCGAGCTGATCAGGCGCCGCGTGACCGCACGCGCCGCGACCTCCTGA
- the fabI gene encoding enoyl-ACP reductase FabI, translated as MGILDGKNILITGVLSYSSIAFEIARTAQAEGAEVVLTSYGRRSLVERVAARLPEPPPVVDLDVTDTAQLDALAERVGVHLDGLDGVVHAIAFAPPGALGGEFLRTSWDDAATTFQVSAFSLQALTGAVQPLLRDGASIVALDYDEGGASPGYDWMGVAKSGLESCARYLAHYLGPRAVRVNLVAAGPLRTVASSHIPGFGDSLADWDERAPLGWRPDGHALVARACTALLSDWFGATTGEIVHVDGGRHAMGG; from the coding sequence ATGGGAATTCTCGACGGCAAGAACATTCTGATCACCGGCGTGCTCAGCTACTCGTCGATCGCGTTCGAGATCGCCCGGACGGCCCAGGCGGAGGGCGCCGAGGTCGTGCTGACCTCCTACGGCCGCCGCAGCCTGGTGGAGCGGGTCGCGGCGCGGCTCCCTGAGCCCCCTCCGGTCGTCGACCTCGACGTCACCGACACCGCGCAGCTCGACGCGCTGGCCGAGCGCGTCGGCGTCCACCTCGACGGGCTGGACGGCGTCGTGCACGCGATCGCGTTCGCGCCGCCGGGCGCCCTCGGCGGCGAGTTCCTGCGCACCTCGTGGGACGACGCGGCGACGACGTTCCAGGTGTCGGCCTTCTCCCTCCAGGCGCTCACGGGCGCGGTGCAGCCGTTGCTGCGGGACGGCGCCTCCATCGTGGCGCTCGACTACGACGAGGGCGGGGCGTCCCCCGGCTACGACTGGATGGGGGTCGCCAAGTCCGGGCTGGAGTCGTGCGCCCGGTACCTGGCGCACTACCTGGGGCCGCGCGCCGTGCGGGTGAACCTGGTCGCGGCGGGGCCGCTGCGGACGGTCGCCTCGTCCCACATCCCCGGGTTCGGGGACTCGCTGGCGGACTGGGACGAGCGCGCGCCGCTGGGCTGGCGGCCCGACGGCCACGCGCTGGTCGCGCGGGCGTGCACGGCGCTGCTGTCGGACTGGTTCGGCGCGACGACGGGCGAGATCGTCCACGTGGACGGCGGCCGGCACGCGATGGGCGGCTGA
- a CDS encoding fatty acyl-AMP ligase, translating to MAHGAHGTLSPGEAAEDGAAGMPAPPAGPDGPDGPDDLVAIVRRRAERTPEQVAFSFVDFAADRAGRARAVDYETLDERARAVAATLQRTCAPGDRVAVACPHGPGYVEAWLGCLYAGCVAVPLPEPERSGQAVRLRGVLADCAPRRVLTTTGARADVEAALDGAPEDAVLCVDQVPTEAAAGWTDPPRSPGDLAFLQYTSGSTREPVGVCVSHANLIANIRQIERQSEMDDRSVVVSWLPFFHDMGLISGIVLPLGAGAHAVLFAPMAFLQEPHRWLRLISDYRGTWTAGPDFAFDLCVRRIGPDRRRDLDLTSLTSIANGSEQVRPGSVGAFLDAFGPCGLDPVAVSPGYGLAEATLGVTAAVRGARVRAFDRAELTAGRARPADGAGPARDLVSCGPPLPGVRVLVIDPETGAELPPGRIGEVCASGANISDGYWRRPELTRTVFTELPDGPPGRWLRTGDMGFLHEDELFITGRRKELVVVDGRNHAPADLELTVERAHAAIRPAGVAAFAVETADGEALGVAVELRGGRLGEPVAELAGTVNAALATDHGLRAELLVFVRPGRLPRTTSGKIRRAECRARFAAPGTAPQDPAVIGAVAADGGR from the coding sequence ATGGCACATGGCGCGCACGGAACATTGTCGCCCGGCGAAGCGGCGGAGGACGGCGCGGCGGGCATGCCCGCGCCCCCCGCCGGGCCGGACGGGCCGGACGGGCCGGACGACCTCGTGGCGATCGTCCGCCGCCGGGCCGAGCGCACGCCCGAGCAGGTGGCGTTCTCCTTCGTCGACTTCGCCGCCGACCGGGCGGGCCGGGCGCGGGCCGTCGACTACGAGACCCTGGACGAGCGGGCCCGTGCGGTCGCCGCGACGCTCCAGCGGACCTGCGCGCCCGGCGACCGGGTGGCGGTGGCGTGCCCGCACGGCCCCGGCTACGTGGAGGCGTGGCTCGGCTGCCTGTACGCGGGGTGCGTCGCGGTGCCGCTACCCGAGCCGGAACGGTCGGGCCAGGCCGTCCGGCTGCGCGGCGTGCTGGCCGACTGCGCGCCGCGCCGCGTGCTCACCACCACCGGGGCGCGCGCCGACGTCGAGGCGGCGCTCGACGGTGCGCCGGAGGACGCCGTCCTCTGCGTCGACCAGGTGCCGACCGAGGCGGCCGCCGGGTGGACCGACCCGCCTCGCTCGCCCGGTGACCTGGCCTTCCTGCAGTACACCTCGGGCTCCACCCGCGAGCCGGTGGGGGTGTGCGTCAGCCACGCCAACCTGATCGCGAACATCCGGCAGATCGAGCGGCAGTCGGAGATGGACGACCGCTCGGTGGTGGTGTCGTGGCTGCCGTTCTTCCACGACATGGGTCTGATCTCGGGCATCGTGCTGCCGCTGGGCGCCGGCGCGCACGCGGTGCTCTTCGCGCCGATGGCGTTCCTGCAGGAACCGCACCGCTGGCTGCGGCTGATCTCCGACTACCGGGGCACCTGGACCGCCGGCCCCGACTTCGCCTTCGACCTGTGCGTGCGCCGGATCGGCCCGGACCGGCGCCGCGACCTGGACCTGACCTCGCTCACCAGCATCGCCAACGGCAGCGAGCAGGTCCGGCCCGGCAGCGTCGGGGCCTTCCTGGACGCCTTCGGCCCCTGCGGCCTCGATCCGGTGGCGGTCTCGCCCGGCTACGGGCTCGCCGAGGCCACCCTAGGCGTGACCGCCGCCGTGCGCGGCGCGAGGGTCCGCGCCTTCGACCGCGCGGAGCTCACCGCGGGCCGCGCCCGTCCGGCCGACGGCGCGGGGCCCGCGCGGGACCTGGTGAGCTGCGGGCCGCCGCTGCCCGGCGTCCGCGTGCTGGTCATCGATCCGGAGACGGGCGCGGAACTGCCGCCCGGCCGGATCGGCGAGGTCTGCGCGAGCGGCGCCAACATCAGCGACGGCTACTGGCGGCGGCCCGAGCTGACCCGCACCGTCTTCACCGAGCTGCCGGACGGGCCGCCGGGGCGCTGGCTGCGCACCGGCGACATGGGCTTCCTGCACGAGGACGAGCTGTTCATCACCGGCCGCCGCAAGGAACTGGTGGTCGTGGACGGCCGCAACCACGCCCCCGCCGACCTCGAACTGACCGTCGAGCGGGCGCACGCGGCGATCCGTCCGGCCGGTGTGGCGGCCTTCGCGGTGGAGACGGCGGACGGCGAGGCGCTCGGCGTCGCCGTCGAGCTGCGGGGCGGCCGCCTCGGCGAACCGGTCGCGGAGCTGGCCGGCACGGTGAACGCGGCGCTCGCGACCGACCACGGGCTGCGGGCGGAGCTGCTGGTGTTCGTCCGGCCGGGCCGCCTCCCGCGAACCACCAGCGGAAAGATCCGGCGTGCCGAGTGCCGCGCCCGCTTCGCCGCCCCCGGCACCGCCCCGCAGGACCCCGCGGTCATCGGCGCCGTGGCGGCGGACGGCGGGCGATGA